TTCTTGTTTCCCGTCatccaatattttttaaagaattaactgaAAGTATCCTGGGATTatcattttagtaaatatttttgatacCAAAATCCAGATTGCAAAATTCACTTTCAGATTTCCTATCTGTGTCTAAGGATATCAATCATCATCAGTGCTACCATCAAACTGCAGGGATTTGGGAGGGCAGACTAATTTAAACATTAATCAGGGCAAAACGAAGTTATGAAGATGAATTTCCTGTTTCTGCACAATCATAAGATACACTccaaattcaaatataaatagcTTTGTGTTCCTTCATAAACAGcataggctttggaatcagatggATTAAATTCTAATCTGGGTTCTGACACTTACTAgccatatgaccttgggcaaattggTTAGTTTTTCTGGCTCTAGTTTTCACTAACTTATTGAAATTGTTTAGCCTGTTATTGCTCACTTTCCTAAATCCGGGTCTgaagagattatttttataaGCCGTGTTCTGAATAGGTGGTAAGAGTCATCACTCATAATGCCTTTTCCCTTCCAAAAACAATGGCATCAGTTCACATGTTACTTTATTTGATGTTGCATCTTACATTGAAGAGAAGTAATTAACATTCTTGAACATTAAagtacttttttccccctctaattCACTAGGATAAGCATAAAGAAGTAATTTGCATTGTCTCTTTTCAGTTTTAACTGTGCATGTCAGAATACTAAACCTGGTTTTTTACAAatgttctttcttcattttgttattgAGGAGAAGTTGGGTGAGTTGTGTTTGAATCAAAGGGAGAGCACCATTAGATTGGAATCATCATAAACTGAAAAGCATATACTGTTTTTCTCATGAAGGAGTTCTACACAGCTATTCTCCAAGCTGGGTAGCTTACCTGATGCTTGGCCTACTTGAACTTTAATTACCAGAgacttggattttcttttttctttttttaactgtggtaaaataaTAACAGCCTTGTTTTTTGATTGCTTATGATTTATAGTCACATATATTCCAACCTCCATGAGGGACATGTGTCTAAAAATTGCTTGTTCTTTGTTTCAATTGAGGAGGACTTGTGAGTTCCAGTATCAGTATTTGGTATGACAGGCTGAGTGACAAGAAAAGCATGAACTGAGCAGGAAAATTCGGGAATAGGCTGTGGTTGAATCTTGCTCCGCCTGGAATCATTAGATAGACATAGACTCCTTGTGGAGGTCAAATACTGTGTTCCACTCAGACCACTTGATTCCCTGGGTATTTTATGAGAGAATTAGAATAAAATTGGTTATCATCACTATCTCCACCCTCATTCCCACTCCCCAAATTTTTGACTAAGATGGTTTGTAGCTGTGAGGAGTACCTACACAAGATACCAGTAATCAACCTTTTTAAGGAAAATCTGCtggaatttaaatttataaaccaGTTAGTTTACGTAGATTAATCACATCAGAAAAGTATTCTTTGCTCTGTGGAAAGGTTTTCTATAAGGAGTGTTAAATAGGAGTTTCCAtaagtattttacaaataaatgacTTCTTGATAGAAGAAAAGCTGGAAAGAATCTTTAAGCATAGATAGtaggaaaacttaaaaattaagagaACATGGACTGGCTGGTGAACTCACTCTGTAAGAGTAccgtgttgataacaccaaagtcaagggttcagatccccataccagccagtcaacacacgaaaaaaattaagaaatcatttaaaaagaagataagtATATCTCTGGAAAGAGGACAAACTACATGATGATTTGTATAATTTaactatataaacatatacatataatttctaaatttttaaaatatataatttataaacaagtatgtgtaatttataaagaattattaattaGGAACAGTGGGTCACTATTAAGGGGTGAGAACTCTAAAGAATACAGAAATAGCTAATAGGGAGCAGCCACTACTACTGTACTGACAAAGCTTAATCTCATGCCAGCTGACAAGAAATGTTTATAGGGTCCAGCTCCAGCATCACAAGACAGGGGCAAAGAAGGATAgatttggagctgagaggcagTAAATTCATACTTGGCACAATATGTATCACTGAAATTATAGTGACAGACATAGGGAAATacaattcacttttaaaaagttaaatttatgtAAAACTGTTGAATAAATACTTTTGGTTCATAAATTTAGGCATGCCTGTTGCCAGATCTAATGTACTTCCGTCTTAGAACTTAGCTGTGAgtcgaaaaagaaaaaaaaaagataaagaatttaGCTGTGAGAATAGCACACAGATACAGGAGAAAAAGGTGatgaacaaagtttttttttaaagcacatcaCGACTCAACTAAAAGTAGATAATTACTGTTTTTAGCATTAGTTGATTGTACTTCCCTTTGACATTCAATATATGAACCTTGAGGATTTTAATTCTCCCTGCACTAGAGGTGAATCCTATTCTTCTCACCTATCTAGGTGAACAGAGGTAGTACGGTTGAGTAAAGTCAGGAAGGGCCTATTCCTTCACCACTGCTTAGCTTGAGGTGAGGCATGCTTTGTATACTTACTGCCTGCTGCCAAGGAGAGCTCTGCACAGTCAGCAGAGGGAGTGGGTGGCACTCTTGGTGTGTTAACTACTAATGCTCAGCATTGGCAGTGCCAAGAGAATGATAAAATGAGGGGAATGTAGTGGCCCTGTACCAAGCATATTAATTTAATCcactttaaaggaaaaactttttaaaccttAAGAATTTTGACACCATAATAATTGGTTTAGATTTGGATTAGAGAACAAGATTAAAGACAGTAGAGTGAAAAGCTGAGGTTTTAATTTAATAAGCCGTTTTTAGTCTGCCTCGATTTATTCTCTACATTGGTCCTCATTTGCCTTTTCTACTGAAATAGGTGACCCCCAGGCCTCAACAGTACAGTTCTCAAATTCTACCACCTCTGTGTTGGCTACCCTTGCAGCTCTTGCTGAGGCATCAGCCCCCCTCTCCAACTCACACAGAGCCACAGGTAGGTAAGGGACTTCTGCTGGGTAAATCaccatttcttcttttgttttttaatctccagCAGATTTAATTTGCatgaaatattaaagaattatagTTAATTAGAGGCAGCTAGGAAAAAGGAGTGTGGTATCATTGagcatcagaaagaaaaattgctAAGTGATTGAGTCAGACAGTGGAATATCAGAGAATGACTGAGTTACTCCTCTGTATTTTTAcagtgttttgctttgttttgttttgtttttgctggccagtacagggattgaaccctggacttggtgttatcagcaccatgctataaCCAATTGAACTAAGTGGCCAGTGTCTGTATTTTTAGTTTGAAGTTTGTTTGCCCTGACTCCAGTAGCTTTAGATTGAAATGTTTAGTCTTATGGGGCTGGCCCgttgctcactcaggagagtgtggtgctgataacaccaaggccacgggttcggatcccatatggggatggccggttggctcactgggtgagcatggtgctgacaacaccaagtcaaggattaagatccccttatcggtcatctttaaaaaaaaaaaaaaaaagaaaagaaatgtttagTCTTATATTAGCAGATGTTTTGGAGATACTCTATGTTATGTTTTGACTGATGCTATGATAGAATGACTCAAAATAGCAGCTTATGTGTCTTGTATCAAAGTATTAAAATACATGGGATTGCTACCTTTCTCATTGTCATATGAGGTGTTATTGGAGGTGTTattttggcatttctttttttttttttttttttaaacttcttttttttttttttttttttttttcgtgaccggcactcagccagtgagtgcaccggtcattcctatataggatccgaacccgcggcgggagcgttccgcactcccagcgcagcactctaccgagtgcgccacgggcttggccctattTTGGCATTTCCAATGGAACTGGGCAGATGTATGCTGTATAGTGCCCTTctgatatttaaaacaaaaaggtttCAAGTCACTTAGCCAGAGGCAGTGGTCTATGGGGGAAAAGCTTAGGGCTTCACATAGTTAAGGACAGATAGTCACATAGGTTGGGCTGAGTAGTCATCTAGAAATCTTTCTGCAACCCTCTAGCAGTCTACTTCATGATGAATGAAAGCAGactgttttgatttctctttgttACTGACATTTGGGTGGTGAGAACATTCCTCCaattccaattctatttttctgactGGCAGTCATCATAAAGATCTCTACTCATATGTGTATGAGTGAGTGTCATGGCAGAGGGAAAAGCAATGTATTAAACTTGTCCTTGCTATTCTTTTGGTTTGCTCTTTGATCTTGGataaatcacttaacttctccaggccttagtttcctcatttctgtcaTGAAGGTTGGATTAGATTATCTATCGATGTCCTTGTAGCTATAACATTTAACTGTTCTTTGTTTCCAAGAGGTGTGAATGCTTTATTTCCATTGAACTACCTAAATGTGCCTCATATGGATGCTCCATACGCATTTGTTATTGAAAAATTCTACCTGTGACTTTTTAAATAGAGAAATTCCATAGTGGTAGCATTTGTCTTCCATAATAGTGCTTTGTTATTGGGATATTGACTAACCAAACTGAAAAtctttattcaacataatacacgtaaagttcatagaaaggtaactagcacatagtaagtagtCAGaaagtgttagctgttattaaATACTGCTGTTGGgtttgtactggccagctgccaaagtaaattaattaattaattaattaaacaaataattattgctGTTGATCTATCAGATTAGAAAAGCCACCTGCCATTTTTGTCTGTCAAACTTCAATGTTCTGACTACTTgatatattattttgttaattcaCTATTAAATGTCCCCATTTTCTTATAGAAATGATGTGCTCTAATTTATAGCTATTTTTCTGTGTTCCATAGATTTATTTAGACTTTCAATATGCTCCCTGAAAAATGGGTTCCAAGATCAAATATGCTGAGGAAACTCAGCATACCTTATACCCTGTTGGAGAATCACAGTGCTCATTTGCCTATTCAAGTCTGAAACTtcctataaaacaaacaaaaaagtttaaacatatttaaaccagcattttgaaaatgtattaaacATAGAACTCATCTTTAATGAAAGCTATTAACATCTCAATgaagacattttagaaaatacGTTCTAATGTATtccctattttcttttctcctctgactTAGCCTTGTTCACAAAGCAAACTTTTGTTCattgaatctattttttttttcaatttttcctttccctgaaCATTGTCAACTTCAAGGAAGCTAAAATTACTGTAcatccatcttttaaaaagatgaaattttaaatttacttttgtcGTCTCTAGCCAATTCAGAGGAAATCATAGAGGGAAATTCTGTTGACTCATCAATCCAGCAAGTGGTGGGCAGTGGAGGCCAAAGGGTCATCACTATAGTGACTGATGGAGTCCCTCTGGGTAATATCCAAACTGCAATCCCTACTGGAGGCATTGGCCAGCCATTTATTGTAACTATGCAAGATGGACATCAAGGTGAGTTATCCCATGTAGATAATTGTTTATTAAAAGATCTTTTAGACACTCCACACTCCCCTAAAAATGAGGCATTAAAACAAATAATGGAAGTGAGAGAATGCCAGATTCAATATGAGGCAAAGAAgctctgaaaaagaaacaaaccaggCTGGCAAAGGCTAATTTCtctaatatgtataaaatgtgaGTTTTTATGATCTggtagaaaaataacaaatatgaaacattaaatgcagaaaaagaaaaacatagggctggctggttagctcacttggcagaatgtggtgctggtaacaaggtaacaaggtcaaggattcggatccccttactggccagttgcataaaaaccccccaaaataaacataaaataaaaaggaagagaaaattaataaataatatgaacCAATACTGATGGctcttgaaaatatgaaaatatgttcaatctatttcataagaagagaaatgcaaatattaCACTGAGATACTATTATAACACTATATTTTCAAGGTATAAGGCAACAGGCACCGTTGTAAATCACTTGTGAGAGTATAGATTAATCGGTCCTCTAAAGAGCAAGTTGGCAACATCCATCAGTATTAAAGATGTACATGCCTTTTGGCTAAATagtttttttctatgaatttataCTCACACGGAAATGACATATATACTAAGTTATTCATTACGGCATTATTTTTGGTTGTTAAAGATTgaaaatagggctggcccgtggctcactcgggagagtgcggtgctaataaagATTGAAAATAACCTGAGTATATGTCAATAAGGGACTgggtaaataaattattgtacatctatacagtggaatactatgcagttGTAAATAACAATCAGGAAACTCCTTATATACCAGTGTGGAACTATCTCCAAGATGTATTGTTAAATGACAAGAGCAAGACACAGGACAGTGTGTAGAATAtgctatatttgtattttataaatgggaGGGGTCTGGCCCCAGCTTTTAATTTTTGAACCATGTAATGTATTACTTACTAAAAAATATGTAagtaagggctggcctgtggctcacttgagagagtgtggtgctgatagcatcAAGGTtatggatttggatccctatgtagggatggccggttcactcactcgggagagcgtggtgctgacaacaccaagtcaagggttaaggtccccttactggtcatctttaaaaaaaaaacaagaaaatgtatgtaaaattttttcaaaaagagaaagaacccatatacattaaaaatattgtagTTTGGGGTCAGcaccatggctcactcgggagagtgcggtgctggtagcgctgaagCCCCggattcagatcctatacagggatggccggtgtgctcattggctgagcatggTGAGGACAACACCTTGCcaggggttgcaatccccttaccggtcaaaaaaaaaaaaaaaaaaattggagtttGAAAAGAGGAGCATTGATTAATTTCCTTTATTTGTGTCTCCAAAATTTTAACTTGGTCTAAATGATTATGGGGGTTTtataatttgcaaattatttgggggtttttttgtttgtttttttaaagatgaccagtaaggggatcttaactcttgacttggtggtgtcagcaccacgctctctgaagtgagctaactggccatcccctatatagagatccaaacttgtggccttggtgttctcagcaccacactctcccaagtgaaccacaggccagcccttaattttcaaattatttgaatTGATGGATCTCTCCAGTATGGGAAGAGAAGATAGGAATTAAACGTTTGTAATCCAGATTTTGGTATCATAAATTCTTATTTGTATACTACTGATGTTTTGTGAATATAGTtatcattttaagttttttagGACTCATTGGATAGGTGGGAGCCTCTGCTTATAATTggagataaataaatgagaagtGAGTTGTTTTGGAGAAAAAGAATAGCATTAGAGGTTTTGCCTAAATGAATTACACTACTTTTTACAAATGTGTTTAACTAGGGCTGAAGAAGGAAAACTGAGATTTTGTGAATTatcttaggaattttttttttttttttttttttttttttggcggctggctggtatagggatctgaacccttgaccttggtgttataacactgtgctctaaccaactgagctaatccaCCAGCCCTATCTTTAGGAAATCTAAATCCCAGACAAAGTCCCATTTCCATTCAGTATACTCATACATCTAAGCTGCTTTCTACTGCTATCAGTTGATGAGTACCCAGGAACCCAGGAATACaagctaatttttatttatttttatttattttatttttttggcagttggctggtaggGGATATGAACCCTTTACCTTTGTGTTATcggcactacactctaaccaatgagctaactggccagcccacaacCTAATTTTTAAATCAGCCAAATCAAATGACGAGgtaaatctgttttaaaaaatcatagtgCATCCTaaagtataaatataatttttaactttattttgagaTGAGTATAGATTCATATATAGTTCTAAGAAGTAATACAGAGAAATCCCCTACCCAGTTTCCTCCAATGATATCATTTTGCATAACTCTAGTACAATGTCACagccaggaaattgacattgatacagtccACCAGCCATGTTGAGATTTTTCCAGTTTTACATGCAttcatgtttattcatttaaatgtGTGCACTTAGTTCTGTGCAATTTAATATATGTGTAGATTTGTGTGAGCACCACCAGAGTGAAGATATAGTACAGTTCCATCCCAAGGATTGCCTGTGCTACCATTTTATATCCACAGccacctccttcccaccccatTCCTAACCTCTGGGAACCAGTCACTAATCTGTTCTCTAcacttttgtcatttcaagaatgttatataaatggaatcatatagtatgtaatcTTTTGAGAGTGGCTTTTTTCTCTCAGCACAATTCCTTTAAGATCCATCCAAGTAGTTTGcatcaatagtttattcctttttattgctgagtcttattccatagtatggatgtaccacagtttgttttacCATTTACCCATTAAAGGACATTTGAGTAGTTTCCAGTTTTCAGCTGTCTAAGAACAAAGCTGTTAGGAACAATCACATACAGGTTCTTTCGGGAACTGAATTTTCagttctctgggataaatgcccaagagtacaattgctgggtcatatggtaagtgcaaggttagttttgtaagaaactgccaaactgttttgtagggtggttataccattttacattcccaccagcaatttcTGAATAATCCAATTTCTGTACATTCTCTCTAGCATTTACTTTTATCACCTTTTTTTTATTCTAGCTATTCTGATAGGTGTATAGTGTGTCATGGGAGTTGTGTGTGGGGGCATATGTGTGTTGACCCTTTTTTTCACTTACCTAtgagaagagaaataatttaGACGAGATCGGgtgcgttcagggtggtatggccatagacaagaagagaaataatttagGTACAGTTAATGGCAACCTGTTTCATTagaagtttctcaaaaatctTACGTAAAGACTTCAGGCCTTGTTTAGACATGTTATTcctgtagaattttttttccgggccggcccgtggctcactcgggagagtgcggtgctgataacaccaaggccccgggttcggatcccatatacggatggccggttcgctcactgtctgagtgtggtgctcacaacaccaagtcaagggttaagatccccttaccggtcatcttttaaaaaaaaaaaaaaaaaaaaaaaaaagaattttttttcccatagaCAAATAGACTTATTCATGTAAAATTGATAAGCTAATTGGTCATAGCTGCTGACCAAGAGTCAGATATCTTTATATGAGTCTGGGATTTATCTTTATATAGGAGAACTGGGACTTAACTGCATGGCTTTCCAACCTGCAAATCTATACCCTTTCTTCCTGAGACCTTCTTAGTACctctttaatcttttttgtttctctctgcaGAGCCATGCCTTACTTGTTGACTGTAAAATccaaaaagatatgaaaaataatatgtcgaagaatatatttcagttttctaatcAAAAGCAAGCAAAATCTCTCTGTATTACTGTGTATTCATCACCTCCAATTGGTGTCCTTTGGCTTGTAGTTCTAACAGTACCTGCTGGTCAGGTTGCAGAGGATACTGTaattgaagaggaagaagaaacagagaagttGCCACTGATAAAGAAACCAAGGATAGAAGTGATGACAAACAGTGTGGAAGGAAGCAAGGTAATGTTTTTAGCAGTgatagaagagaaaggaaagaatcgAAAGCCATAACTATCAAGGCATGAACccttcttcatctttttgtctACTGTCTGGATCAGGAATTCTTACCTGCTGGTGACATGGTTTACTTTTACAGGAAGGCAGCGAAAAAGAGCTACTACAGCTGAAACTCCAGGAGGCCAATAGAAGAGCCCAGGAATACCGGCACCAGCTCCTTAAGAAAGAGCAGGAGGCAGAACAGTACCGTCTTAAGCTAGAAGCCGTGGCCCGACAGCAGTCCAATGGAATTGATTTTACCATGGTTGAAGAGGTGGCTGAGTTAGATGCTGTAGTTGTCACAGAGGGatagtggaagagagagagacagaagtgaCTGGGTCAGGAGGGACCACAGAAACTCATACTGGAGTGTCCATGGAAACTGTTTCATCTTAACATGCAAGGGCCACAACCTGCACTGTGTTCATCTTATtcctcttaaaaagaaaatacagaggacAAACATtgtataaaaattcaaaatttccaggctgaccagttagctcagttggttatagtgtgGTGTCGATAATACCAAgcccaagggttcagatccctgtaccagccagctgtcaaaaaaaaggaaaaaaaacttgagAAGAAAACTATAGCAGAGTATAGTGCTTGGGCTGAGAAAGCTTCTCTGTGCAACTGGAAAATGCAAAGCCATATTTAGGAAACACTTCTGAGGGGCCAAAAGAATAAGGATCAAATTTCTCAGCTCACATCATTGCTTTAATCATAGAGGTAACAGAATGCTGGATGTTGTGTGTTAAttgtttattatctttttttaaagaactaactTTCTATCAAAAGATTTTAAGATAACATTCCTAATACATACACACTAAGaacctttaataatttttttatcaaGTGACTTGAAAATTTGCCTTAGATTTATGATGTGTATCTGTTGGAGAAACTAATTGGGAAGGAGGTTAGAAGCTtttaggaagagaaaaggaatgtATTTCACTTCCAAAGGAGTAAGAATTCCCAACTATCCTGAATTAATTtcactaaaaaagaaatttgtgattGCTTGACAAATTTGTATCCATTGTGTGCCTATAGCTCAGATGCCAGTTTAAGAAACCAAAATagatgggccggcccatggctcactcaggagagtgtggtgctgataacaccaaggccacgggttcggatccctatatagggatggctggtttgctcacttgggagagcgtggtgctgacaccactaagtcaagggttaagatacccttactggtcatctttaaaaaataaaaaagaaagaaacagatagagttttaaaaaactggaaagaaaacttGTTTATGTGAGAGAGGTGTATATACAACCAAAATCCTCCAGGCTGTGTTTCCACAGTGCTAGAAAGTGGCCTAAAAGAGGCTTGTGGGACTATGAAACTCCGGTCTTGAGATACTACTTTTCTCTGGCTGGATTTTATTAAATCACAATCATGAAGGTAGTCTGTTGTCAGAACAACTTGCttccaaacatttatttataatatcaagCTCAAGCTCTTTAATTTATAGATTTTAATCAACTTTGTTGAATTTTCTAAGTGGCATTCAGGCCACATGTGTGCTTTTCTGTGGAGCTTACATGGTATCCTCTTATGTGCAAAAAAATCGGTGGGGGGGTGGAGATGAATGCTGATgatgttgtataattttatttccatttgattGGGGATGAGTAGattgctctttttctttaagtttggGCCTAGTACAGAACTTCATTCTCAGTGTGTGTTGACAGAGGAAATAAGAACTATCAGTGCCCTGAAGTAAAGAACCAAAGATTCTTGTCAGATACTTGTttaccttcctcccttctctcccactATGCCAACTCCCTATGCCCAGAGACTTTTGGAACGTGTTTCATTGCTAGGTTTTCTTTATATGTCATCATGGAGTTTTCCCCAAAGAAAGAGAAtgtagatagagagagagagtggcaAGGTTACATTACTGAGTTATTGCCTTTGAAATTGGGCCCTCATCATTCTaggcttgcttgcttgtttgcaTTGTTGTAAATTAGAGGAGGAAACCAGAGGGAGGTGTGCCAAATAAACATTTGAATAACTGTTTAGAATATTGTTTTTTTAGTTAGTGATCATGGGgaaaacatgcatttttttttttttttttaagatgaccagaaaggggatcttaacccttagcttggtgttgtcagcaccatgctcagccagtgagcgaattggccatccctatataggatccgaacctgtggccttggtgttatcagcaccgcactctcccgagtgagccacaggccggccccttttttttttaaagatgaccggtaaggggatcttaacccttagcttggtgttgtcagcaccacgctcagccagtgagctaaacagccatccctatataggatccgaacccacagccttggtgttatcagcactgccctctcccaagtgagccatgggccggccctaaaaaatgcatttttaatttggaaaaaactTGACAGTTAACATGGTTCTATTTACTTTGATTAGTGAAATAATTTGCAGAGGTGTAGAATCATTTTGGGCTCAAAACAGACTGAAAATGTAACCTGCCAAACCAAATTTAACAAACAGAATTGGCTGTCAGAGGTTTATAGGCAAAAATATCAGTTTTGAAATTAATCTTGTCTACTGGCAACCTTAGCTAGGTTTCTCAATGGATCTGAGTACTGAACACTTCCCAGATGATTGGAATTATTCTAGTAGTTGGGGATGACAGGGATATTCAGTGGAAGAGTTTCGGTAAAGGTGAGGATGAAATTGTGGTATCGTCTATCAAATCATCCTGTTCCTGTttgcaatgtttttcttttttctgcgtCCCTTTGGGAATCAGGTGTTTACAATAGGCTGCTGCGTGTGGCATTTCAGAGCCTTAGCTTAACGATAGAAAGGACCAAGTATCATTTAGATGTCTTTTGTTTATGCTCTTGGTGCCATGTGTCgactttaattccttttttcgCCCCTGTTAAGGGGCTGTGGAGGTTAACTCTGCAGAAGATATTCAGGTCCAGCCACCTCACTCTCTGGGATAGCTACTGATTGGGGACAGGGAATGTCCATCCAATGCTCCCTTCAGAGTATATAGATTCCCCTCTTTATTTGGAAACTGTTTAggagttatttattattattattttttctgtagaAGTTATCATTCCCACCCAAAAAAAACCTCTAATACAGGCCAAGTCATTTTTGATGATGGGGTCTCTGAGATAGGGTTTGTTGGAGGAGAGGCTGGggtagggagggagagaagggaaatgtctttaaaaagagatggataggggccggcctgtggctcattcggagagtgtggtgctgataacaccaaggccacgagtttggatccctatatagggatggccggttcgctcactggctgagcgtggtgctgacaacaccaagtcaagggttaagatccccttaccggtcatctttaaaaaaaaaaaaaaaaaaagggaaataggATTTGATCTCCATTTGTATTGCCTTGGGGAAAATGGTAGGTCAGGATGCCATGAAGTAGttagaaattaaatattgaaTGCATTAATGGAAATATCATTCCATGATTTTTACATATCTTTCTGGATCAGTCATGGAAGGGGAAAATGTAACTTAGATCTGGATTAGGGGATTCCAACTGGCTTATTGGCAAGATTGCATTATTGAGAATCAAATAAGACAAGTGGATCAGAGTTGGT
The sequence above is drawn from the Cynocephalus volans isolate mCynVol1 chromosome 8, mCynVol1.pri, whole genome shotgun sequence genome and encodes:
- the GABPB2 gene encoding GA-binding protein subunit beta-2: MSLVDLGKRLLEAARKGQDDEVRTLMANGAPFTTDWLGTSPLHLAAQYGHYSTAEVLLRAGVSRDARTKVDRTPLHMAAADGHAHIVELLVRNGADVNAKDMLKMTALHWATEHHHRDVVELLIKYGADVHAFSKFGKSAFDIALEKNNAEILVILQEAMQNQVNADPERANPVTMAAPFIFTSGGVVNLASLVSSANTKSTSGDPQASTVQFSNSTTSVLATLAALAEASAPLSNSHRATANSEEIIEGNSVDSSIQQVVGSGGQRVITIVTDGVPLGNIQTAIPTGGIGQPFIVTMQDGHQVLTVPAGQVAEDTVIEEEEETEKLPLIKKPRIEVMTNSVEGSKEGSEKELLQLKLQEANRRAQEYRHQLLKKEQEAEQYRLKLEAVARQQSNGIDFTMVEEVAELDAVVVTEG